In the genome of Labeo rohita strain BAU-BD-2019 chromosome 2, IGBB_LRoh.1.0, whole genome shotgun sequence, the window aagtaaatttagcAAATGTCGTGTTGACGTTTATTATCAGAGTTTTTCAAAAAGCTGGGTGGTCCGATCTGAGCATCAGTCCATCTACGATCTTCCGGTGTGGGCGGAGCTTACATTCTGAGTACGTAGACAAAAATCGACGTAGTTTTCTCTTCATCCTCACTAGTTTGTGTTCGTCATATTTGTGACGGTCTCCAGCTCACTTTTAAAACCCACCAGCATTTGTAACGATGGTCGCCAAACAGAGGATTCGTATGGCCAACGagaaacacagcaaaaacatcACCCAGAGAGGCAACGTCAAATCGTCGGTATGACAACTCTTCATGATACACAGTAGTGTCACGATAGAAAGTGAAATTAAGTGAATGTAATATATTAACTGAACTTATTTGAAAGGTATTATTCATATTAGCAATTATTGTTTCTGCACTGAAATAGTGGCTCTTAATACTGCAGTGTATATATGCTTTCATTGCTAAATCTCACTGCACTACAATTAAATGACAGCTAAAAACGATTCTAActgatttaaatgtaaattcacgCAGAGAAACGTCAGTGATGATAAAGTTTCGGTGGGACCGTGGCTCTTGGCGCTCTTCATCTTTGTTGTCTGTGGCTCAGGTGAGTAACTTACCAATACAAAAGATTAACAAGTGATCTATCATATCTTATATCacacaataaacacattaaatgaaatagtattttattttacactagcATATGTTGCACGTTTTGTTTAGTCCAAGGTAGGTAGACTAAGCTTGGCACACTGTGAAACCTTGCACTGTAGTGAAGGCCGAGATAATAATGCACACTATTTACATGGACAAGGCTGGACTGATAACATGACTTTATCTGCTTATTATCACTGGGCACGACACGTGGATCTGCAGGTGTTACTATTCTCAAAACAGCATTGAAGTACATTGCCAACAACTTCATAAGTACTCCCAGGAAGAGTAATGGATTTTGAGACATCGCTTAAAAGATGTAGTCTTTTTGTCAACGTCATAAACCGCTCCATTCGGATTTGATGTGGCACATGATCTGGCCAAGACTTCTGGGTTCCTGCCAGCTCTCATGTAGAGTTTTACCTGTTGCCTTTGAGAAGCTGTTTGCTTTGAACAAATTGCATATTCGTGCATGTTTCTGGTCATCTTGCTCTTTGTTTGCTTGCCCTAACTTTTGTGCCGTGGATGATTTTGCAATCTTTTTTGCAATCTGATTCGATCCAAAAAGCATAAAGTTTACTCCGTTAGAGATGATCACAGAAGAGTGAAGAAACGTAAATATCTGATAGCACAATGGGCCATTATATTCCTTTTATATTGAAGCTGGCATTTATGTTAAGCCTTGATTTCTCCAAGTTTAGCTTTTCAATATTCTTCCTCCTCAGCTTTTCCAAAGACTGGAATGCCAGCCATCTGTAATATcactctgttttgtttttttttctcctcctcAGCAATATTCCAGATCATTCAGAGCATTCGAATGGGCATGTAAAGAGGACCAATAATGTCAAAAGTATCCACTCCTTGCCAGTTCCACATACTGCGACTTTGCCAAGGAACTTCTCTTAAAGGCTTTTTGCTGATTTTATCGATTCATCTTCTATGAGGTGCAACAATTCTGTCATTCCTCTCTGGTGCCTTGTTaatgaagaaaaatcaaaaagcCATAAAATTGCATTCCGATCAATTGTAATGTTCTTTTCTGTCAATCTACCTTgatgtaatgtaaaaatcttgagcTGTCACAAGCTGTGATGTGATTTGCAATTCCTGACTTCTCGTTCATTCCTGAAATAATTGTGCAGAAATTATTTGATGtctttttgtttgctttatggACCCCCAAAACAGCCATTTTGTAGTTTGCACAGGATAAAGTATTACGAATGAAAAACCAGTCAGCCAATTTaaatcacaaatgtaaaaagtgTGGTTTCTGttacttgttttctttgtaatttAATATCTGCCTCTTTCCTTCTAGAATATGGAACTTCAACCTGAATAATTTAGTTCTCTGGCACATATTCTTGTTGTTGTGGTACTGTTTACCATAATAGAATAAGGCTTAGCAATTCAGCTTTTTTCAGAACTGATGatgttatatactgtatactgcTGTGAAAGCATGATGGAGTAAAGAGGAACAGGAACAGAGAGCtggactaaaataaaatgtttaaaaactgcATGCAATGTGTTTTGGCTCTgttctgttcattttttatttttttttatttatttttttttacatcaacaATCTTACAACAATCTAAAATGATTGTAATGTAACCAGCAGTTATCTGAGATGTTAACTACACATTAAAACTACAAGCAGAAGTATAGATTGATTATAGAGTTGAggtgaaaagtttacatacacctcgcagaatctgcaaatgtaaattattttacctaaGTAAGAGagaaatgcatgcatttttttttgttttgtttttttagtactggcttgaataagatatttcacattaaaaaagacatttacatctggtccacaagagaaaataagttgaatttatgaaaattaccctgttcaaaagtttacatacacttgatccttaatactgtgttgttacctgaatgatccacagctgttcagcttttagtgatagttgttcatgagtcccttgtttgtcctgaacagttaaattgcctgctgttcttcagtaaaatccttagagttccacaaattctttgttttttttcagcatttttgtgtatttgaaacctttccaacaatggctgtttgattttgagatccatcttttcacactgaggacaactgagggactcatatgcaactattacagaaggttcaaggaaaaacgatgcattatgcagggggtgaaaacttttgaacagaatgaagatgcgtacatttttctttttttttcatttcataccgccgttcagaagctacagaagatgccgacatgtttcccagaagacaaaataagttaaattctGAAGAATAGCATTCAgcttaattgttcaggacaagcatatgtaaacttttgaatgtggtcatttttataaattcaactattattttctcttgtggactacatgtaaacatctcttatgtgaaatatcttattgaggtcagtactaaaaaaaaaaaaaaaaattttttttttttaatgcattttgtatgatccctcttattttggtaaaatacttaacattttgtggattctgcgaggtgtatgtaaacttttgacctcaactgtatctacCAATAAAGAGGCTGGTAGAATGAAATACCCGAAAACAGTAAAGGCATAAGAGTGCAATCTAGTAGGCTACATAAAACCAaccatttttaaactgtttatacTGGCGTAAAAGGACTGAAAACAAGGAACTATGTACTCAGCAGAAGTTTGCTGACTATTGTCTGTGAAGTTGAGGAAAAATGGAGTTACGTCCAGGACTGTGATTGATTACATACTGTCATGATCTCTACActgtttaaatgattaatcactTTCATTGGCTTGTTCAGATGGATAAGCAATGCCAAAGACAGCAGCATCACTCAAAGATATTCAGTGATTTACATTTGACTTGCCAATTGTATGTCACACAATGAGAGTCAATACAGAGTTGATTGCATTTCAAGGTGTGAATGTTTATCATTCTGATACGAATTAAGCATTTTATTCACCAGACACAAAGATGAGTGGCATTAAAAATACTTGAGGACTGTTTTTACTATGCTGTGTGGCATGATGAACAAATGCCGTgagtgttttaaatgtaacgTTGTTCTTATCTAATGCGTGAATTTCAGAGTGGAATAAGTTCTGCTCAATACTAAGAACTCTGTAGAaagtcacattttattgtcaaGTTGTAAATGTTTAGAAAGACcagtgtatttaattaaaattgttcacatttttaaacatgccaGTGATTAAATGTGCCATTATATTGTTAGTTCTTGCTAGTtcctattaataataataaaaaaaacttcagaTTTGACTTAATGATATACAAGAATTGTTAAAAATGAGTGGGTGTTGACTTTTATATTAAAGTTctatcatttaatattaacgTGAGACTGATTGATTCAGGATTgatcatataaaataaagtgttaaatatACGTTAGACAAATTACTGATAAACATTTAATTGCAGTTGACCCAGTTGCTGAATAATTCAACAAGAGCATGGTGGTTTTTATACACTGTACTTGCATGCATATGTAGTCTCCGGAAGGTGGCGGTGTGGAGCCATCAGTTCTCTTTTACTTTCATTGGCTACGAAGAAGAGCGGAACTGCTGTTGTCAGAGATGTTACTGTGGATACGTGAAGTTTACAACTCGCAAAGTCAGGcaagaaaattaattaattatttttcttattagcAAAGCCATTAGTGACTTTATTCTGCGAGTGAAATCTTTGGTCAAACTTATGAACTTTTGCGAACTAAGGCGTATTAGTAGCAGTCTGTGAATGTTTCAGCTTGCATCAACGTTAGCAGGTTTGTTCAATGTTTGCATAATGAGAGTGACGAAAAACACAGTGgagaaaatgtcattttgacGCAGATGAGTCTCATTAGCATGCCAACTTTGCATGAAGACCAGTTTATCCAGTTAGTAGGCTATAGTAAGGGCCCCCGAGACAAaagccaaatgttttttttttttttttttttttttttttttttaatgttaatgggGGATTTGtggtttttagtttatttaattgacgATTTCATTTTGCAGCTAGTActgttatttaatttgtttttggatTTCATGGCTTAATATTTAGTAATTCCATGagtcaaatatatatttcagatgTACATAATATTTGATATCCAATCAATTCTGCAAGCTTATTGAACGTAGTCATTCAAAACATAATGTTTCCAATACGACAGATTGGGCAATTAATTATCTACATATTTATCATCCTTTATGTAAGTCATATAGTAAATTTACTTTTCAACAAAATTTCTTTTACTGGGATTCTGCTTTGTCAAAACAAATTAGGACAGttgatttagtattttaaaaatgtaaaataaagaaaaagataattcattaatatccattttaaaagcattataataagaccttaataataaatattaataatttatacactaccaatcaaaagtttttgaacagtaagatttttaatgtttttaaagtctcttctgctcactaagcctgcatttatttgatccaaaatacagcaaaacagtaaaatttttaaatatttttactatttaaaagagttttctatttgaatatattttaaaatgtaatttattcctgttatttcaaagctgaatttattagCAGCATTACATGATCAGTACAGTCacatttccttcagaaatcattctgattttctgctcagaaaacatttattattattattattattattattattattattattattattattattattattattatgttgaaaacaactgagtagattttttttttcaggtttctttgatgaataaaaagttcagaagaacagcatttatctgaaataaaagtcttttgtaacattataaatgtctttatcatcatttttgatcaatttaaagcatccttgcaaaataaaagttttaatttctataaaaaaattagTGTAGAATAGtgtagaatgttacaaaagcttttcattttagataaatgctgatctttggatctttctattcagaatcctaaaaaaatgtactcagctgttataaatattgataataataataattttgaaggatcatgtgacactgaagactggagtaatgatgctgaaaatttagcattgatcacaggaataaattacattttaaagtatattcaaatagaaattttaaatagtaaaaacatttcacaatattaatgcttttattttattttggatcaaCTAAATGCACGCTTgctgagcaaaagagacttctttaaaaaacattaaaaaacttactgtttaaaaacttttgactggtagtgtacattctGTAAAGGAGTGGGTGGGGGTGGACTTATACTTTAACTGTTCCCTGGTGGAATGACCTGCCCAACTCGTTCTGAGCAGGTGAATCTTTAGTCATCTCCAAGAAACGCCATCTCTTCCATCTACACTTGACCCTCTAACATTAGTGCGCTTAATTCTgtttcaattttcaattttgaaCATTcctgtctgagtgccataaatattatttttccaaattttgcgtgcctgtaactcaagaacgGTTAAAGATAtcgcaatatgattttagattctagttttaataaacttttttctttgGGAATCTTCATTTTCAAGGCCCTACATCATTCAGTGATGGAGATATGGGAAGCCCAATGAGGTTCCATGTCCAGATTGTTGaatattacccattttcagtggatgaaaaccaaatgttggtcactttgtaATGTATACagctgatatttattttatttaaaaaataatgtctgaagaagaaataatgttaaaataagaaTTGTATCCTGTTTCcctctatcaaaacaattgcatatagaaaaaatattattttgtaaatgtgtgtgcctgtaactcaagaaataTTAAAGTTATCTTAATATGATTTTAGCTTCTGGTTCCTAAGAAACTTTTTATTTGGAATTTTTTTAAGGCCCTTATGGTTTAATCCCAGAGATATTGAGATCTCAGTGCAGCTTCATGTCCAAACGTAGTATCCTACCCATGTACAATGGTCAAAAACCAACATTCCAAGGTATGCTATTCCcagataacaactggtaaaagctaataacacagactcatccgGGCAGCTAAAGTCGGCACTATAcacttgatagtttttcttggtggaagctgtgcgtttggttagctaattaaatattaaactaaattcaatattatgtgtactgtttcttaattcttaataaaaGGGGTTCTCTACTCTGGCCCGTGAGTTcagctctaaccctaatcaagCACATCTGAACaagttaatcaaggtctttaggatcactagaaagtaaaaggcaggtgagtttgatcaaggttggagctaaactctgtaggaaaTTGGATCTTttgggccagagttgagaaccccaGGATTGTAAGCAcaatgttaaatgaactctgAGTTCATTTAAGTCCATACTaaagagtgttaaaatgaacactgaagtagtgttaaagttaatgaggtaattaagtgatttatggagtgatgattgaccattattgaagacacctggtgttaataagttaatgaggtaattaagtgattcactGAGTGATGATTAACCATTATTGAAAACACCTGGTGTTAATAAGCAGCATCACTAAAggagaaaatattttatcaccattatagtggtcagtgttcaCTTAGTTGGGCTCTTCagttgctagcaactgatttcttcatggaagctttgtgttcagatattttgatttagatcagtgttttgtgtctattTACTTTTGTGGAAGGCAGTTGTGTAATAAGCGGTATagtatcccttacttattataatcttaattcaagtgataaaggattttgaaagtctgacagtaatcagtgttgagtgctactgtaggGTTAATTCTGtctagtttaaatgttttaaaattataaacagttgaaaatattagaaatttagaaaagtaatcaaatgtaataagttacattacacAGTAATtgaaagtaattgaaaagttacactacttattacattttaaatagagtaacttttaatctgtaacctattatatttctaaagtaaccttcccaacactgcacgTCAGATTATGAATGACCAGGATTAATTTTTAACTCTAGGTCAAGTATGAACAgtgtaaaatgtgaaataagaTTTCCCAGGATTCCATTTTACTAGGGTTCAGAATTACCCAGTGTTAATTATTTCAAGTGTGAGAGACCTTAAATGTTTGAGGTACTATCAGCAGTAGATACCCTTTAGTAGTAGATACTACTTGATCTGTGACTATGCTTCAtattttacaacaataaaaaggaaaagaaattcTAATAATTAATCCAGGTGAGGTAAATCATGACACAATACTGCATGTTTAAACTCTTGGTACATCCCTTCTTCCAAATATACCTAAAACTGATTCACATATAGAATCTTATGAATAGACTACAGAAAGCAAGGTAATGTGTCTCAACTTGACCATTTCAGTGCACGTTTAGCACTCAGACAGACATGTTCTATGCAGTTGTTTTGATAGAGGAAAACAGgatacaattctaattttaacattatttcttctttagacattgttctttaaatagaataagtatcagctgtatacaaagtgaccaacatttggttttcaatCATTGAAAATGAGTGATATTCAACAATCTGGAAATGGAGCCTCActgagatccccatatctctgggactgaatgatGTAGGGCCATGAATAGtaagattccaaaaaaaaaaatgttttaacaactAGAATCTAAAGTCACATTGTGATAAATcgaatacttcttgagttatagaCACACAAGCTATgcaaaaagaatatttatggcaggAAAGTTTAATGCGGTTGTCTTGACAGAAGGAAATGAGATTAatttctagtttcaacattatttgttcttcagtttcatcactatacatgtctatctt includes:
- the zgc:92744 gene encoding stress-associated endoplasmic reticulum protein 1, whose product is MVAKQRIRMANEKHSKNITQRGNVKSSRNVSDDKVSVGPWLLALFIFVVCGSAIFQIIQSIRMGM